The proteins below come from a single Candidatus Poribacteria bacterium genomic window:
- a CDS encoding Gfo/Idh/MocA family oxidoreductase — protein sequence MSNTTPLRTVIVGCGMIAAGGYQPRCQAYPHLIELVGYYDQDAERASALAERNGGHVYKSLEEVLNDPNVEAIVNLTIHISHYPVSLAALKAGKHVYSEKPISIRTDEANELVETAEAMGLKLACAPSAILGYVQQNVWQRIREGEIGDVISAIGNFGGPLEHWHPNADAFIMHAGPFRDVAPYPLTAMTTMIAPVKTVHGFARVAVPKRMLHQGPRKGTEFEVNEKDHGFAVLEFENGAHGLIYHSFTVASGIPPYEIHGTAGGFSLQAHDDGRGIQKFTPQDRWQDEPSPPKAFTGLDWGKGVADFADAIRSDRNPRCNGAQARHALEVCERIIESSDARRPIDVESRFPAPPPVGDVAPWENA from the coding sequence ATGTCTAATACGACTCCACTCCGGACGGTGATTGTTGGATGTGGTATGATAGCGGCGGGAGGCTACCAGCCACGATGCCAAGCGTACCCACATCTTATTGAATTGGTTGGCTACTATGACCAAGATGCGGAACGCGCCTCAGCATTGGCAGAACGCAATGGCGGACACGTCTACAAATCACTTGAGGAAGTGCTGAACGATCCGAATGTAGAAGCGATTGTGAATTTGACAATTCACATCTCTCACTATCCGGTTTCATTAGCAGCACTGAAAGCAGGGAAACACGTCTACTCTGAGAAACCGATTTCTATCCGAACCGATGAGGCGAATGAACTCGTGGAAACAGCGGAAGCGATGGGGTTAAAACTGGCATGTGCGCCATCGGCGATTCTCGGCTATGTTCAGCAGAACGTCTGGCAACGGATTCGTGAGGGCGAAATCGGTGATGTGATTTCCGCGATTGGCAACTTCGGCGGTCCGTTGGAACACTGGCACCCGAACGCAGACGCTTTCATCATGCATGCCGGTCCCTTCCGAGATGTCGCGCCTTACCCGCTCACTGCGATGACGACGATGATCGCCCCGGTCAAAACGGTGCATGGCTTCGCACGAGTTGCAGTCCCAAAACGGATGCTGCACCAAGGACCGCGGAAAGGGACTGAATTTGAGGTGAATGAGAAGGATCACGGATTCGCTGTGCTCGAATTCGAGAACGGAGCCCACGGACTCATCTATCACAGTTTCACGGTTGCTTCTGGGATTCCGCCTTACGAAATCCACGGCACTGCAGGTGGGTTCTCGCTTCAAGCACACGACGATGGACGCGGTATCCAAAAGTTCACACCGCAAGACCGATGGCAAGATGAACCCTCGCCACCGAAAGCCTTTACGGGATTGGATTGGGGCAAAGGCGTTGCGGATTTCGCGGATGCAATTAGATCTGACCGGAACCCGCGTTGTAACGGCGCGCAAGCACGGCACGCATTAGAAGTGTGTGAACGGATCATCGAATCGTCTGATGCGAGGAGACCTATCGATGTCGAAAGCCGTTTCCCAGCACCACCGCCCGTTGGCGATGTGGCACCTTGGGAAAATGCTTAG